The sequence GCATCGCAAGCAGTCGCTCACATTGGGTCTTAAAATATTCCTCATAACGGTTGGGTCAATTTTGGCGTCGTTATTTGTGTTTGTAATCACGATAACGTTATCCATTGATCCAATTGCTACGTATGTGAAAGGCGATGAGCGGATTCACTCAAGAATGCTTCGAGATAAACAGGATTTACAACACTACATCATCGATAATGATATTACACCGATGAATATTGAAGATTTGAGTCCCTGGCTTGAAAATCATAAATATATGATTATCTATATCGTCGATGTAGAAAACAATAACATTGTGTATACTAATGACGATCTTTTTGTAAGTAAAGAACTTGAAATAGCCGGAAATACGTCGCTCGAATCGACGATGCTTTATATCGGTGGTAAGTACTTCTATATAGATATGTTATATTCTGTGCGAGCAGAAGTAGAAAATTACGCAACCTATCTCGGTTTAATCCTTTCATCAATGACCTTTTTACTTGTTTTCTATTATGGTATTCGAAATATTACCAAAAGAGTTAAGCAACTAACTAATGAGATTGAAATTATTGGAGCAGGAACACCAAACAGTTATATAAGTGATAAAGGGAATGATGAGCTAGGACGATTAAGTTTTGAGATTAATGCGCTTATTACAGAATTATCTCAAAAAAACCAAGAACTTGTTATTTCTGAAAATGCACTCAAAGAACTCGTAACAAGTTTGGCTCACGACTTAAGAACGCCACTGACTTCTTTAATTGGGTATATCACCCTTATAAAGCTTGAGGCTCAATCAGAAGATATCGAGGATCTTGCGAACCGTTGTGAACAAAAAGCACTCCAAATGAAGACAATTTCCGATGAGTTATTCTCACTTTTCTCGACGCTCTCTTTAAATGAAGATAGTGAGTTACCCCTTGAACGCGTACATGTTCAAGATTTTATGGAAGGTGCAGTTGATCGTCTCAAATCGGATTTAAATCTAAAAGAATTCGAGGTAGTGATTCATCAGACTGTTAATGAAGAAAACCATTATGTAAGTCTTAATCTATACTACATGGATCGTCTTTTCGAAAATATTATTTCAAATGTATTAAAGTATGCGGAACCGAAGTCAACGATACAAATTGAAGTTACAATTGAAAATTCATGGTGTACCCTTGAGATTGTAAATGGAATAAGAGTTGACCAAGTTACAGAAGAAGCATCTGGTTTTGGATTACTATCGTGTCGTAAAATTGTTGATACTCATAAAGGACACTTTTCAACTTCACGAGATAAAAATATCTTTAAGACGAGCGTTGAGTTGCCAACCAGTCAATAAAAAACAGCGGAAATATCTCGCTGTTTTTTATTGATTAATAATCGTAGTTGCCAAGCATTTCAGTATTCTCTACACGCCATGAGATAAGTTTTACACGTACAATAATTCCATATAATCCAAATGTAATGAGAGTCAAAATCCACCAGATGACCCAATGACCGAATAAACTTACAGAATCACCGTTGAAGCGAAAACGTTGTCCATTGATAACTGTATGTTCTGACTCCCAACGGTAGGTTCGAACGAGAATCCAAGGTGTCCCTAAACCTAAAGTAACAATTGCAATGATAATATTTACTAATTGTAATCCAATATAGGACCAAATTGATCCGTCAAAATATGATGATTTCATATAAATCCTCTTTTCTATTTTTTATTTCGATGTTTTAAAAAATAAAACATGATTGATCCAAGTGCCACCGTTATAATAGTAGCGAAAATCATGGTTTGCCATGAACCAAAGATGACAATCGCGACATAATTAATAATTGCGATAATAATACCTATTAACGTGATTAATCCATAATAGCTCTTCATGGCAATACCGAATTGGTTGCTGATGATATGTTTTTTCTTTTCAGCAAAATAACCAGCAAATAAAATTGCGAAGGTCACTACAAAAACTAACCAATTCAATTTAAAAAATGTACTCATCTTCTATTCCCCCTGTTATATTTTAATCAACTCAGACTGATCAAGATCGAAATCATGGATGCAGTGGCTATAAGTGTTATAGCTATCATAGGTTCTATAAGCATAGGTCTGCGTTGAATTAACCATAAACGACATATATTGAGTATAGTCGATGGTTTTTCTTTGTGTTACGACACTTCCTTTAGCAATATCAACACCGTTAAGAATGTGACTTGCGGCAATAATAAGTTCTCTATCCGTATTTGGTTTTTGTGCGCTCAGTTTCGAATAGAGCGCTTTTATAAAACGAGAAGGAGGGGTTAAGTCTCCGGGAATTCCAAAGGTTCCACTTCCTTGCCCAAAGGGTTTAAACTCTTTTCCGTATAGTGTTCTTGGTTCAACTTGTCCCGGATCAAGACCAATATAATTTCGAATATTAGTCAGATGCCAAGTATAATCGGGGCTGTTTGTAAGTACACCAATTTGATTATTATGAATCTGAATTCCATGGTCCGTAGGTTCTACAATTATGGATGCGCCATTTGCATCCTGGAATACCCAATGCAGGGAAGGGACGATCCCTAAGAACTCAATAACATGATGTGTAATTGGATG is a genomic window of Erysipelothrix amsterdamensis containing:
- a CDS encoding DUF6693 family protein yields the protein MKSSYFDGSIWSYIGLQLVNIIIAIVTLGLGTPWILVRTYRWESEHTVINGQRFRFNGDSVSLFGHWVIWWILTLITFGLYGIIVRVKLISWRVENTEMLGNYDY
- a CDS encoding HAMP domain-containing sensor histidine kinase; amino-acid sequence: MIKHRKQSLTLGLKIFLITVGSILASLFVFVITITLSIDPIATYVKGDERIHSRMLRDKQDLQHYIIDNDITPMNIEDLSPWLENHKYMIIYIVDVENNNIVYTNDDLFVSKELEIAGNTSLESTMLYIGGKYFYIDMLYSVRAEVENYATYLGLILSSMTFLLVFYYGIRNITKRVKQLTNEIEIIGAGTPNSYISDKGNDELGRLSFEINALITELSQKNQELVISENALKELVTSLAHDLRTPLTSLIGYITLIKLEAQSEDIEDLANRCEQKALQMKTISDELFSLFSTLSLNEDSELPLERVHVQDFMEGAVDRLKSDLNLKEFEVVIHQTVNEENHYVSLNLYYMDRLFENIISNVLKYAEPKSTIQIEVTIENSWCTLEIVNGIRVDQVTEEASGFGLLSCRKIVDTHKGHFSTSRDKNIFKTSVELPTSQ
- a CDS encoding linear amide C-N hydrolase, producing MCTNITLKSTQNHFLMARTMDFSFELDPEMVLFPRNVPLHFAYLNHEISSHYAYFGLAKNIGTYALADGINEYGLAAAALYFEGYASYVQESIPNQSLAPHEVVMWALAHCKTIEDVRMMFQEHPITHHVIEFLGIVPSLHWVFQDANGASIIVEPTDHGIQIHNNQIGVLTNSPDYTWHLTNIRNYIGLDPGQVEPRTLYGKEFKPFGQGSGTFGIPGDLTPPSRFIKALYSKLSAQKPNTDRELIIAASHILNGVDIAKGSVVTQRKTIDYTQYMSFMVNSTQTYAYRTYDSYNTYSHCIHDFDLDQSELIKI
- a CDS encoding MFS transporter; protein product: MSTFFKLNWLVFVVTFAILFAGYFAEKKKHIISNQFGIAMKSYYGLITLIGIIIAIINYVAIVIFGSWQTMIFATIITVALGSIMFYFLKHRNKK